One Candidatus Ornithobacterium hominis genomic region harbors:
- a CDS encoding HYC_CC_PP family protein — MKKLFVIFLSLCYLVLSSGFTQYAHLCKGTASKVYSFSNTQQQNQDKPCPICSAKEKGLKDQKKNCCKHVSKIIKLDDSVKKDNNFDFSVKFWGDAIPNKMLGTVFDFESIVLDIEKNTAYSSTKVPILGNPLYILHCVYRI, encoded by the coding sequence ATGAAAAAACTGTTCGTCATATTTCTTTCACTTTGCTATTTGGTTTTGTCCTCGGGCTTTACCCAATATGCACATTTATGTAAAGGAACGGCGAGTAAAGTTTACAGCTTTTCAAACACCCAACAGCAAAATCAGGACAAACCTTGTCCAATTTGTTCTGCAAAGGAGAAGGGTTTAAAAGATCAGAAGAAGAATTGTTGTAAGCATGTATCGAAAATTATAAAACTTGATGACAGTGTAAAAAAAGATAACAATTTTGATTTTTCGGTAAAATTCTGGGGCGATGCTATTCCTAACAAAATGTTGGGTACGGTTTTCGATTTTGAATCTATTGTTCTAGATATAGAAAAAAACACCGCTTATTCTTCTACTAAAGTCCCAATTCTGGGCAATCCTCTTTACATTTTACATTGCGTATATAGAATTTGA
- a CDS encoding sialidase family protein, whose product MKKLLLLLFTAVIAQAQTTPANADLFYDTKYLNGGCFRIPSLVTAPDGTLIAVVDERFNQCGDLKYNDDINIVMKRSFDNGKTWTAAERIVDFPKGQSASDASMVVDRVTQDIFLFYNYMDLVNAKGIFRHHVIVSHDNGKTWSQPRDITDDIAPANSEKYFRFITSGQATQDNAGNIYQTLVTLEEGVFVFTSKNHGKTWERFAGPVAPADETNITALPNGNILLNSRVRDLGARKIYVFNPEGKLISNEVKNDLIDPTCNGAMMLYDFQGKALVFANLHDQKDRKNLGIKYSTNQGKSWSEGKIIYPGASAYSSLAQTWDGNFALLFEKDGYKKISFSLLPAIWVFND is encoded by the coding sequence ATGAAAAAGCTTTTATTACTATTATTTACGGCAGTTATTGCCCAAGCACAAACAACTCCTGCCAATGCAGATTTATTTTATGACACCAAATATTTGAACGGTGGATGCTTTAGAATCCCTTCTTTGGTCACTGCACCAGATGGAACTTTGATTGCCGTGGTTGATGAGCGCTTCAACCAATGTGGCGACTTGAAATACAATGATGATATCAACATTGTCATGAAACGTAGTTTTGATAATGGAAAAACTTGGACGGCAGCAGAGCGCATTGTTGATTTCCCCAAAGGGCAATCCGCTTCAGATGCTAGTATGGTAGTGGATAGAGTAACTCAAGACATTTTCCTCTTCTACAATTATATGGACTTGGTCAACGCCAAAGGTATTTTTCGTCATCACGTGATTGTAAGTCATGACAACGGGAAAACTTGGTCTCAGCCCCGTGATATTACAGATGATATTGCCCCAGCTAATTCAGAGAAATATTTCAGATTCATAACATCTGGACAAGCAACGCAAGATAATGCCGGGAATATTTATCAGACTTTAGTGACTTTAGAAGAAGGCGTATTTGTTTTTACCAGCAAAAATCACGGCAAAACTTGGGAGAGGTTTGCAGGGCCTGTAGCTCCTGCTGATGAGACTAACATTACAGCCTTACCGAATGGGAATATTCTTTTAAATTCGCGAGTGAGAGATTTAGGAGCGAGAAAAATTTATGTATTTAACCCAGAGGGGAAATTAATTTCAAATGAAGTTAAAAATGACTTGATAGACCCAACGTGTAACGGAGCTATGATGTTATACGATTTTCAAGGTAAGGCTTTGGTATTTGCTAATTTACATGACCAAAAAGACCGAAAAAATTTAGGTATTAAATACAGTACAAATCAAGGTAAAAGCTGGTCTGAAGGCAAAATTATCTACCCTGGAGCCAGTGCATATTCTTCTTTAGCACAAACTTGGGACGGTAATTTCGCTCTTCTTTTTGAAAAAGATGGCTACAAAAAAATTTCTTTTTCACTTTTACCAGCCATTTGGGTTTTTAATGACTAA
- a CDS encoding TolC family protein — protein sequence MKLKFIASACLLFAGYINSYGQVLTLQDALHRTESQYDKIKAKQQVVDASAQNTAFQKQQYLPDFTLSAQQSFGTINALHGPMYAYGGLGSAATSMPLAEQNWNAAFGSLYFANINWNLFTFGRIKNQVELGSKKELTAKADLQQEVFQQQIKVAAAYLNLLASQRVKYVQEKNTERAQIFYEMTLARAKSGLIPEVDAQLAKAEWSNAKSLQIKAYDKELMWSKQLADLMNDDFKTYKLDSLYSTTLPVKSMEITAIKVSDHPYLKFQQTKIDESEQSVEVLKAHRKPNLSAFGVVQGRGSGFQSNYAQDLSAYSTNYLKGVGIDRSNYLLGVSLTWNITNLFRYNTKVKEQKYITQSLQYTFDAQQKELNTLFHQANAQLKNAYDNFEETKIQLGAAALAYKQQTALYENGLTTLVDYTQALFSLNRAEIDYEIAQNNVWQALLLLASAQGNIQLLTP from the coding sequence ATGAAATTAAAATTCATTGCATCTGCATGTTTGCTATTTGCAGGCTATATCAATAGCTACGGACAAGTTTTAACATTGCAAGATGCCCTTCATCGTACAGAAAGCCAGTACGATAAAATCAAAGCAAAACAACAAGTAGTCGACGCCTCGGCTCAAAATACCGCTTTTCAAAAGCAACAATACCTCCCCGATTTCACCCTTTCGGCACAACAAAGTTTCGGCACCATCAATGCATTGCATGGGCCAATGTATGCCTATGGCGGATTGGGTTCTGCGGCAACCTCTATGCCTTTGGCAGAACAAAACTGGAATGCCGCATTTGGTTCGCTTTACTTCGCAAATATCAACTGGAATTTGTTCACTTTCGGACGAATTAAAAACCAGGTGGAACTAGGAAGTAAAAAAGAATTGACAGCTAAAGCCGATCTGCAACAGGAAGTATTTCAGCAACAGATAAAAGTGGCAGCCGCTTACCTCAATTTGCTGGCAAGCCAGCGAGTTAAATATGTGCAGGAAAAAAACACTGAACGAGCGCAGATTTTTTATGAAATGACCCTCGCCAGAGCCAAAAGCGGGCTGATACCGGAAGTGGATGCACAGTTGGCAAAAGCGGAATGGTCTAATGCCAAATCGTTGCAAATAAAGGCATACGATAAAGAACTAATGTGGTCAAAGCAACTGGCAGACTTAATGAATGACGATTTTAAAACCTACAAGTTGGATAGCCTATACAGTACTACGCTGCCAGTAAAATCAATGGAAATAACAGCAATCAAAGTTTCCGATCATCCGTATTTAAAATTTCAACAAACAAAGATCGATGAAAGCGAACAAAGTGTCGAAGTGTTAAAAGCGCATAGAAAACCAAATCTATCGGCTTTTGGTGTAGTTCAAGGTCGTGGTTCTGGGTTCCAGTCCAATTATGCGCAAGATCTTTCAGCTTATTCCACTAATTATTTGAAAGGTGTTGGAATAGATCGTAGCAACTATTTATTAGGGGTTTCACTTACCTGGAACATCACCAATCTTTTTCGCTACAATACAAAAGTGAAGGAACAGAAATATATTACACAATCTCTTCAATACACCTTTGATGCACAACAAAAGGAATTAAATACATTGTTTCATCAGGCAAATGCCCAATTAAAAAATGCCTATGACAATTTCGAGGAAACAAAAATTCAACTAGGTGCGGCTGCTTTGGCATACAAACAACAAACCGCTTTGTATGAAAATGGCTTAACTACTTTAGTTGATTATACGCAAGCCTTGTTTAGCTTGAACAGAGCCGAAATTGATTATGAAATTGCACAGAATAATGTGTGGCAAGCATTATTACTACTGGCATCTGCACAAGGAAACATTCAATTATTAACGCCATAA